The sequence cttaaaacactaatctacaattctttaatttccgtgcccaaaacaaatgcatcaagattcatgggagggagggagtattaattataacTAAATTTTAATTAGTGTGAATGCAACAGAGCATGCTGAAACGAATAAAGCCCAATACTGTAGAATTCTGACCCAATATGGAAACCTTAGTAAGTCGGGCCAATATATGAGTGAGGGCCCATTTCACCCAAATTCCAATCGATCTTCAAGATTTTAGTATAGGCGCCACCACTGCGAAAACCCTCCCCCTTCTGACGAAGGCGCTCACTTTTTTTGAACAAAACCCTAATTCTCCGGCGACGTTTTACTCGCTAGGATGAAGCTCGTCAGGTGAGTTTTTCTTCCTCATACTCTGCTAAGACGCTTTGATTTGTTCTTTTACGGTCGAGTTATGGGAAATCTATGACTTACTGCTATGATTCGAGCAGGTTTTTGATGAAATTGAACAACGAGACCGTGTCGATTGAGCTAAAAAATGGCACCGTTGTGCACGGAACTATCATTGGTTCGTCATTTTTTCTGTATCTCgattattccttttttttttctttttctttttacgtCATTGATTCAAAAATGGCGTCGTCGagacttttttttaaattacgtTTGttcctaattttttatttgttgtgtAATTTTTCCTGTAACTGATTTCTCGGTTTCTTTCtctataaaatcaaaataaccGGTCCTTTTTGTTTTCGGGTCAACTTGTCAATAATGAAATGTAGGTCTTAATGTGTTAAAGTTCTAGTAATTTTTGTATCTGATGTTGAAATGCAAGATGACTAGAGTGAAGTTCAGTAGTTTGTGTGGGAGTCATGTTCTTGTGTTTAGTACGATAGTAGTGTGATCTGTTAAACCAACTTGAATACTGAGAAATTGGTTTTAGAAGAAGTAAAAGGATGGCAGGCTAATCTAAAATGGGAGCATTTCAAATAGGCCGTACTTTCTTACTTGCCTTACTGTTGCCAAATGCTTTTAGCGACATctttagttttaaatttatgaaatgaCTCATGTTTGATGTAGAAAATATATTGAGTTACTGGTATGAGAAGTGCATTAGTAGTAGTCGCATTTGATGTGTCAAGTGATCACAAATTTAAGTCAGTGCTGTTCCACTGGCAAATTTTGTTCGCGCCTCTATTGCCTTTCATGTTCTTAGTTGTTCATCTTTTTATGCATTCTTGAACTCTTTATTGGTTGTAGTTGGGATGTAATTATCATTTGATGAAATGCTTTGTTGTTGGGTATTTGTGTGAAGCGAGACATTATATCAGTTATTAGACTTATCTGCACTGCACAGAAGATAGTTTAGATAAAAATGATTTTCAGGCTTTCAGCAGATGCAAGCTTGCTCTACAGGTTTAGAAAATACAGAAATTTAACTGCAGTTTCTGACTctaatttttactttttataggCGTTGACATCAGTATGAATACTCACTTAAAGACAGTAAAGCTTACTTTGAAGGGAAAGAATCCTGTGACTATGGATCACTTGAGTGTGAGGGGTAATAATATTCGTTATTACATCCTTCCTGATAGCTTGAATCTCGAGACGTTGCTTGTGGAAGAGACTCCTAGGGTCAAGCCCAAGAAGCCCACTGCAGGTATGAACATACTCATTGAAGCTCTCTTTGCAATTGTAGTTGATCTTCTATTCTACTACTAGTATATTCAATGTTTTTCTCTTATTCTAGTGTATTGAATCTTCTATTCTTTGTGATTTCAGGAAGAGCTGTGGGACGTGGTAGAGGCCGTGGTCGTGGGCGCGGGCGTGGTAGAGGCCGCTAAGTATTGTTCCCATCATCTAATTTTTTGCTGGCCTTTTGTTATGTAAACATCTGTATTAAGAACTGAACTAGCTTAAATGACTTGAATATGATCGGTGCGTTGTTTACAGGTAAAGATCATTTCAATCTTAATGACCTGACCTATTCCAGGTTTGGCCCAATTGAGATCATGTATGTCTTTTGCTTTTCATGACTCCTGTTTCCATAATTTGATGTCTACCACATCCTTATCGTAATTTTATATGTCCTGGTCCCATAACCATTTAAATTCCCCAACTTCCATCAACACGAGTGTCTAATGCCTTCTTCCCTAACTGCTCCAAAATGCCTGTTGCTGCCAGCATTTCATTCTACTAAGATGTAGGAAGAACATATGCTACTCTAGTCTTCTgtgatatttttttagatttctAAATTATATGATTCCATGTTGACCGAGTATAATTAGGGCATTAGTAGCAGATGAACGTATTCTGTTCACATATTTGATATCTTCTCTTTAATTGTATGTGGCAAACTTTGGTACATCTAGATGCGCATGTGTTTTGTGTAATTGTATCCTAAGTTGGGATTAGTAAACCCTAAGTTGAGAACTACTATTAAACCTTAAGTAGGGATTAATGAATCCTAATTAGATTCAATTAGAGTGGATGCACATGTGTTTTGTGTAATTGTATTTATATGGCGATTTGGACGAAGATAATTTTGAGGGAGGTGTAATTGTAAAGTAGGTGAGCTGTAAGATGTGACCAGGTTGTATGCGTAAGTCAATCATATGATGATATTCTTGTTTGGTCAAGAGTAGCCATCACACTTTGTTTAGGATTATATGTTTGTTTTGGATTTCAAAATGATACCGTCTCATCATTAATGCTCTCGGTGCTTTGGATAAGGCCTACGCTTTATCCTTTGCCATGGCCCATGCCCAACTTGCATTTGGAGATCTTTTCTTGTTATTAAATGATCGGAGAATGGAAGATGTAAGACGGTTTTGGATATTGTCTGAACATTCTTTATTGACGTATTTCTTGCTTGATATTTTGTTAGGAATCTAAGCCAGTGTGTTGGATTCAATTCATTTAAAGGAAAGTTatgcttgtttttttttttactaaacaAATGATTGCGTAATGAATGGTGGACTCCAACATGAGATTTTTTGCGTTAGATGCTAACCCATTCTACTATTTTTTGAAAGGACTAACCATTCTATTATTAGATCAACATATACATACTATTATTGCATCCTTATCCTTTCTAGAAAACAAAATGAGTTTGTGCTCTTTTATTTGCGTTAAACTAAGCTATTTATCCTTTGATATACGTTGACTTTTGAGATTTCTAATCAAGAGCCAAAATGTAACTTCATTATTTCTGatagtagtataattttttaggttttttacaACCGAGTCTCAGGGGGACCAAATCACTAATAGTTTAAAAGTAAATGAatacatttataatataattgaaatcACAAAGAGTTAGTAGTCTCCAAAttgaaatttatatatttgatttgattttgattgcTAATTAAGCTTTAATTTTGTCGAAAGTCAAATTTAAGTGAAAATTGTAATAgaattataaatttatgtatttttttggctTAATAGAAAGTTTGGGTgaaaattatagtaattttttttcaaagttcatatAGTTTCTGACCATAACCCCCCTCaacattttacattttaataattATCGCTTGATATTAGAAAATTTGCAGGCCAActcaatataataaaattttaaaagaattgcagattataaaaataaaataaaattgaacttTCAGTGATCTACCTTTTATGGAAAAATTTGTCACTGTAGTGAAAATTCAATCAGGCCTCCCTTTCCATCAGTTTAGTTTATGAGTATAAATAATgaagattttaaaattttgatatgGTGAACTTGTTCAGCTGTATTCGGTTTTAATTTTGTCGAGTCATGAAGAAATGGTTGAATGCGCATTGATAGACAATACTAACACAACTAGTTGCACAAAAATATCGCCGAGACAAAGCGGGAGAAGCATAGTAAAAGTCGTCGTGGGGTCCACTTCTGGAAGCCTTACGTGTTAAGATGAGAAGCAGATATCTTCTCAATTCCAACGTTTTTTAATTACACTCGCAAGAGAGGGATAGAATTACAAAAATCAATATCCGAAACAATCAATCTGGGACCCGACAAAGCATCAGATCTTTTGCAGAAAAGTAATGGAGACTTAGAGAGTGACCCTTCCTCTACGCATATTATACAACCCCCTTTCTCCGATTTCTTGCTCATACAATTACCTCACCTGTCCGTGAGGAGTAGTAAACGGCGATTTCGGAATTAGGGTTTTAATCTATTTCAGGTGCGTTTCTCATTTAGCCCCTCTTTCTCTAAGCCACATGTTTCCTTTGGGTTTTTCTTAATTGGATTGTATTTTCCATTTTCTTATGGGTTATGTTCCAAGTTCAATGCTTCCCTTGTTTTATTGGCATTGCGCAAATGTGTTTTTACAAGTATTTTAAGTGGCCCAATTTTGTACATTAGAATCGTGTTTGTTAGGTGAGTGGAATTTTGACCTATTTTCTATGTATTACATAGGAACCCTTTTGTTTCGGAATCAGGAAGTTGCAAGAGCTATGCCCTTTTAGAATTGTTGCTATTTATTTGCTTAGACTTTTTCAAACTTCCATGATTTGCTCTAAAAGATACTGCGTTTTGGTAGAATAATGGAATTTGGTGTTAAGCCAAGAATATGGATACAGCTTTCCAAACTATTTACATGTCATGATTCAAGATAAAGCCCTAAGATTTTGTGTAGCTGTGTGAAAAAAATTGCTCCTATCTTCGTATAAATCTTTCTGTCATATGTTATATGTATGAGGGCAAAATGGGAATTCTTGTAGATTGGTTTCTGATGCTTACCTGTTCCCTAAATTGCTTTACCTGGAGGAGCAGAATACTAGCTAGAATTTGCTTCTTTCTTGAATAAAAATGATCTTAGTTTACTAGGGAAGTTGAGAAGTTTTTGGTGATTGGTCAGTTATGAACATATTATTCAAAATCTTGGTATTCTGGCTTGGTTTTTGTATGTAAA comes from Salvia miltiorrhiza cultivar Shanhuang (shh) chromosome 3, IMPLAD_Smil_shh, whole genome shotgun sequence and encodes:
- the LOC131016212 gene encoding small nuclear ribonucleoprotein SmD1a-like, with translation MKLVRFLMKLNNETVSIELKNGTVVHGTIIGVDISMNTHLKTVKLTLKGKNPVTMDHLSVRGNNIRYYILPDSLNLETLLVEETPRVKPKKPTAGRAVGRGRGRGRGRGRGRGR